The following proteins are encoded in a genomic region of Syntrophales bacterium:
- a CDS encoding TRAP transporter large permease, with protein sequence MSEISIGILGIFMLMVIFLTGIELGIGMAILGFLGIGYLGTWGGASNQVVKDFFETFTNYGFTVIPLFVLMGQVAYHSDVAKNLYNSAGKFVGHIPGGLAMTTVVGATLFKAMCGSTLATCATFASVAIPEMNRMGYSKKLSTGVVASVGTLGMLIPPSIPLMIYGIITEQSIGKLFLAGIFPGLIIALFFIFVIIGWVKIDPSIARPSPRSTWEERIKSSPEFLWVAIIFSLVIGGLMAGWFSPTEAGSIGTAAVFILAYAKRKLSFKSLILSFDESLRTACMVILLIGGSVVFGHFLAVTSIPFVAADWIGGLPINKNIVMILIIVVYLIGGSFIDDLAFMIMATPIFYPVIIKLGYDPIWFGIMIAITLMVGVIIPPVAIAVFVVKNITGEPFKVIYAGVVPFLLSLIACAALLFFFPGIATWLPSLSGA encoded by the coding sequence ATGAGTGAAATATCGATAGGAATTCTCGGCATATTCATGTTGATGGTCATTTTCCTGACCGGCATCGAACTGGGGATCGGAATGGCCATTCTCGGATTTTTGGGGATCGGTTACCTCGGCACGTGGGGCGGAGCCTCCAACCAGGTTGTTAAGGATTTTTTCGAAACCTTCACCAACTACGGGTTTACAGTGATCCCTCTCTTTGTCCTTATGGGCCAGGTTGCATACCACTCGGATGTTGCAAAAAATCTCTATAATTCTGCAGGGAAATTCGTAGGTCACATTCCCGGAGGCCTTGCCATGACCACCGTCGTGGGGGCAACACTCTTCAAGGCCATGTGTGGATCTACGCTTGCTACTTGCGCTACCTTTGCAAGCGTTGCAATTCCTGAAATGAACCGGATGGGGTACAGCAAGAAGCTTTCTACTGGGGTTGTCGCCTCGGTAGGCACACTGGGCATGCTGATTCCTCCAAGCATTCCCCTTATGATTTACGGCATCATTACTGAACAATCGATCGGCAAGCTTTTTCTCGCGGGTATTTTCCCTGGGCTGATCATTGCCCTGTTCTTCATATTCGTGATCATAGGCTGGGTCAAGATTGATCCATCCATTGCGAGGCCATCGCCAAGATCAACGTGGGAGGAAAGGATAAAATCTTCTCCCGAGTTTCTGTGGGTAGCGATAATCTTTTCCCTGGTCATTGGAGGGCTCATGGCAGGGTGGTTCTCGCCGACAGAGGCAGGAAGCATCGGCACGGCAGCAGTGTTCATACTGGCTTATGCTAAAAGAAAATTATCTTTTAAGTCACTAATTTTATCCTTCGATGAATCACTTCGAACGGCCTGCATGGTTATCCTTCTCATCGGCGGTTCCGTGGTTTTCGGCCATTTTCTTGCCGTCACATCGATCCCCTTTGTCGCCGCTGACTGGATAGGCGGTCTGCCTATCAACAAAAACATTGTTATGATTTTGATTATCGTCGTTTACCTTATCGGCGGTTCATTTATCGATGATCTGGCTTTTATGATCATGGCCACTCCTATTTTTTATCCTGTTATTATAAAACTGGGTTACGACCCCATATGGTTCGGCATTATGATTGCCATAACCCTTATGGTCGGCGTCATTATACCGCCGGTAGCCATCGCTGTCTTTGTTGTGAAGAACATAACAGGCGAACCCTTTAAGGTGATTTACGCCGGTGTTGTCCCATTTCTTCTGAGCCTTATTGCCTGTGCTGCCCTCCTCTTCTTTTTCCCGGGGATTGCCACATGGTTGCCCTCCCTTTCGGGGGCTTGA
- a CDS encoding long-chain-fatty-acid--CoA ligase yields MKTLQSKLGWALEEVEGPDFKGKIYKNRPKNVVEILENTVTAYPDKEGFIYGNLRLTFKEFDGIVNRIAAGLEKLGVQKDDHVAILLGIQLEFPLIFFALMKLGALAVPLNTRFKGEELAYEINDSESKLLIVDEEYWPFIDSVRDQLKTVRNIFYNGDNVPGGVLPFQLLKDNKEEIFTQAKLSETDDALIMYTSGTTGKPKGAVLQQRGLVLTAMLVSDFMCLQPGDKMIACIPLFHITGLNQVMIASINSGISCVYMRTFKTKEFLQLLSSEKVTAYIGVINIIWLMINHPDFDQYDFSSFKTAFFGGSPATEEMVKGIFKKLPNLNISVGYGLTESFGMVCTTPYEDVFRKIRGVGKMLPTVEAKIVDVIDAGKELPPESVGEILLRSAKITKGYWKNPEATKATITSDGWLHTGDIGKMDDEGFLYIMDRKKDMIIRGGEKIYSQEVENLIFDYKKVMEVAVVGVPDSVMGEVVKAVIVLKEGERATEDEIKQFCAERLADYKIPKFIEFASSLPRNPAGKLIKAELRYVPNK; encoded by the coding sequence ATGAAAACGTTGCAGAGCAAATTGGGCTGGGCGTTAGAGGAAGTAGAGGGGCCTGATTTTAAAGGGAAGATTTATAAAAACAGGCCGAAAAATGTTGTGGAGATATTGGAAAATACTGTCACTGCATATCCCGATAAAGAGGGTTTTATTTATGGCAACCTGCGACTGACTTTTAAAGAATTTGATGGAATCGTTAACAGAATAGCAGCGGGACTGGAAAAGCTCGGGGTACAAAAAGACGACCATGTTGCTATACTCTTAGGCATACAACTGGAATTTCCTTTGATCTTTTTTGCCTTGATGAAATTGGGGGCTTTAGCAGTGCCACTCAATACCAGGTTTAAAGGAGAAGAGCTGGCTTATGAAATTAATGACTCTGAGAGCAAACTATTAATTGTTGACGAAGAGTACTGGCCTTTTATCGATTCTGTACGCGACCAGTTGAAAACGGTCCGGAATATTTTTTATAACGGAGATAATGTTCCCGGCGGAGTCCTCCCTTTTCAATTATTAAAGGATAATAAGGAAGAGATATTTACACAGGCAAAGCTGTCAGAGACAGATGATGCCTTAATCATGTACACATCCGGAACGACAGGGAAGCCGAAGGGCGCCGTACTTCAGCAACGGGGTCTCGTATTAACGGCGATGCTTGTAAGTGACTTCATGTGCTTGCAACCAGGGGATAAGATGATAGCCTGCATCCCGCTTTTTCATATCACAGGTCTCAACCAGGTAATGATTGCTTCAATTAACAGTGGAATTTCCTGCGTATATATGAGAACTTTTAAGACCAAAGAATTTTTACAGCTCCTGTCCTCTGAAAAGGTAACGGCCTATATCGGCGTTATAAATATTATCTGGCTCATGATTAATCACCCGGATTTTGATCAATATGACTTTTCGAGTTTCAAGACCGCTTTTTTTGGCGGCTCTCCAGCTACAGAAGAGATGGTCAAGGGTATTTTCAAGAAATTGCCGAATCTCAATATCAGCGTAGGCTATGGTTTGACGGAGAGCTTTGGCATGGTCTGCACAACGCCATACGAGGATGTCTTTCGCAAAATAAGAGGTGTAGGTAAAATGCTGCCTACGGTAGAGGCGAAAATAGTGGATGTAATAGACGCAGGCAAGGAACTACCCCCTGAAAGCGTTGGCGAGATTTTGCTTAGAAGTGCAAAAATTACAAAGGGATATTGGAAAAACCCGGAAGCCACCAAGGCAACTATTACGTCTGACGGATGGCTTCATACAGGCGATATCGGGAAAATGGACGACGAAGGATTCCTTTATATAATGGATCGTAAAAAGGATATGATCATCCGGGGTGGGGAAAAAATATACTCCCAGGAAGTAGAGAATTTAATATTCGATTATAAAAAAGTGATGGAAGTTGCGGTGGTGGGTGTGCCAGATAGCGTCATGGGTGAAGTCGTAAAGGCAGTTATTGTCCTGAAGGAAGGTGAAAGAGCCACGGAGGATGAGATCAAACAATTCTGTGCGGAGCGTCTGGCGGATTATAAGATCCCCAAATTCATAGAGTTTGCCAGCAGCCTTCCGAGGAACCCGGCAGGGAAGTTAATAAAAGCCGAATTACGGTATGTTCCGAATAAGTGA
- a CDS encoding 3-oxoacyl-ACP reductase FabG: MEAKVALVTGSARGIGRAIAIGLAKEGVRVVVNYQSKQAAAEDVARAITSIGGEAMIVKADVAHDAEVKSMVDQVVDRWGSIDILINNAALHRGGRIQNLAHEDWDLVINTALGGAFHCARYVVPIMVSRKWGRIVNLSSYVALHGYPGDTAYGAAKAGILGFTMSLAKEVAAKGITVNAVVPGFVPTDMTGELFNTREKIDREVQNIPIHRPGKPEEVADMVNYLVFKGEYVTGTVIRVDGGLAM; the protein is encoded by the coding sequence ATGGAAGCGAAAGTAGCTTTGGTAACCGGTTCAGCACGAGGCATAGGGAGAGCGATTGCCATCGGTCTGGCAAAGGAAGGGGTTCGTGTCGTGGTTAACTACCAATCAAAACAAGCTGCTGCTGAAGACGTGGCTCGGGCGATAACAAGTATCGGAGGCGAAGCCATGATTGTGAAGGCTGACGTTGCTCACGACGCTGAAGTTAAGTCAATGGTGGATCAGGTGGTGGACAGATGGGGAAGTATTGATATACTTATAAATAACGCAGCCTTACACAGGGGCGGCAGGATTCAGAACCTTGCACATGAAGACTGGGATCTCGTAATAAACACAGCGCTTGGAGGCGCATTTCACTGTGCCCGGTATGTGGTGCCGATTATGGTGAGCAGGAAATGGGGCAGGATTGTTAATCTGTCTTCGTACGTGGCGCTCCACGGCTACCCCGGGGACACTGCTTATGGTGCTGCCAAAGCGGGGATTCTGGGTTTTACCATGTCCCTGGCGAAAGAAGTGGCAGCAAAAGGCATTACGGTGAATGCTGTTGTCCCGGGATTTGTTCCGACTGATATGACGGGTGAGCTTTTCAACACCCGGGAGAAGATTGACCGGGAAGTTCAGAACATACCCATACACCGCCCCGGGAAACCGGAAGAGGTTGCTGATATGGTCAATTATCTTGTGTTCAAGGGAGAGTATGTCACGGGCACGGTAATCAGAGTTGATGGCGGACTGGCAATGTAG
- a CDS encoding 2-dehydropantoate 2-reductase — translation MDDFRIAVVGIGATGTVLAAALLSQNPDTVLVDPMPGLGEKILKDGLRVSGEVNYQVPVRHFFDKIEKCKEYDPNLIFVSTKTFHFSRVLTDLKGVFKEGTKIVSTHNGLGTEDLIAEAFGAEAALRMSLNYGVSLNGPGEVEMAFFNRPHHLGALIPENRETGLRIAQLLSAGALDTEFVDDIKLYVWKKMIMKCTMASICAVTDRTIKDALSFPPTREIADACFKEVLAVAKAKGYDLGDDYLTQALSYLEKVGIHKDSMCVDVANKTRTEIDFLGGKVVEYGRETGVSTPCYATMANLVRAMEDKYLGH, via the coding sequence ATGGATGACTTTAGAATCGCTGTGGTAGGTATTGGAGCCACAGGGACTGTTTTGGCGGCAGCTTTGCTCAGTCAGAATCCGGATACTGTACTTGTTGATCCCATGCCGGGTCTGGGTGAAAAGATCCTAAAGGATGGGCTCAGGGTTTCAGGCGAAGTGAACTATCAGGTTCCTGTTCGTCATTTCTTTGATAAGATTGAGAAATGTAAGGAATACGATCCGAATCTAATATTCGTTTCCACCAAGACCTTTCATTTCTCCCGGGTTTTAACGGACTTGAAGGGAGTGTTCAAGGAGGGAACAAAGATCGTCAGCACCCACAACGGCCTTGGGACTGAGGATCTCATTGCCGAAGCGTTTGGGGCTGAAGCGGCATTGCGAATGTCACTCAATTATGGTGTTTCCCTGAATGGGCCGGGCGAGGTCGAAATGGCCTTTTTCAACCGTCCCCATCATCTGGGCGCCTTGATTCCCGAAAACCGGGAAACAGGTTTACGAATCGCTCAATTGTTGTCAGCAGGAGCTCTGGATACGGAGTTTGTCGATGACATCAAACTCTATGTCTGGAAAAAGATGATCATGAAATGCACCATGGCCTCCATTTGTGCCGTCACGGACAGAACCATAAAAGACGCCCTCTCTTTTCCCCCCACCAGAGAAATCGCCGATGCCTGTTTCAAGGAGGTTCTGGCTGTCGCCAAGGCAAAAGGTTATGATCTCGGCGATGACTACCTGACACAGGCATTGAGTTATCTTGAAAAGGTGGGGATTCATAAAGATTCCATGTGCGTCGATGTCGCCAACAAAACACGCACAGAAATTGACTTTCTTGGGGGAAAGGTCGTGGAATACGGAAGGGAAACCGGCGTTTCCACTCCGTGTTACGCAACGATGGCGAACCTGGTCAGGGCCATGGAAGACAAATATCTCGGGCATTGA
- a CDS encoding TRAP transporter small permease, with amino-acid sequence MTVWFAFVRKMCRFLQLIAGVTLAFMFLFTLVNVAVRAFGKPILGDFEVISFLGAIVFGFAIPYTSLLKGHVIVDFLIEKLPKKARGAMRVFTRSLGITLFLWMSWNFVVMSLDLMKSNEVTPVFKLPYYPISFGLAFACIIECCVFVSQIIETVRRPA; translated from the coding sequence ATGACTGTGTGGTTTGCCTTTGTAAGAAAGATGTGCCGGTTTCTTCAGTTGATAGCGGGGGTAACGCTTGCCTTCATGTTTTTGTTCACTCTCGTTAACGTGGCAGTGAGGGCCTTCGGGAAACCCATCTTAGGGGATTTTGAGGTTATCTCTTTTTTAGGGGCGATTGTATTTGGCTTTGCTATTCCGTACACATCCTTACTTAAAGGGCATGTAATCGTTGATTTCCTGATAGAGAAACTCCCGAAAAAAGCGAGGGGCGCCATGCGGGTCTTCACGAGGAGCCTCGGCATAACGCTATTTCTGTGGATGAGCTGGAATTTCGTTGTCATGAGCCTTGACCTCATGAAGTCAAATGAGGTTACCCCTGTGTTCAAGCTTCCCTATTACCCAATATCCTTTGGGCTGGCATTCGCTTGCATTATTGAGTGCTGTGTGTTTGTTTCGCAGATTATAGAGACTGTAAGGAGGCCGGCATGA
- a CDS encoding FAD-dependent oxidoreductase: protein MGKSDVIVIGGGVGGSTVGALLAKHGKKVTLLESRSRVGGRATTYEREGVLTDYGQHSGTAYGSIEKALKIVGSNLAMIYPDPFFYIYHDKRFFPLPSTLDDYSKFEYIPSDKRNELVELLKHIAQIPLESDEFDSMSLKDWLVARTSSQSIIGFLCILGSISATQDNPAEAAAGPALRWIGEALRRGKPLGCYPAKGGFNAFNIAFSEAIKNHGGQVLTNTTVREITVKNNCVTGVIAESPEGILKLEAPVVVSNVPVMNIFQLISTDHFPRWFIERVRFLESVYFEWTGASLGISFIATKPLHNMKSNIVVPAESVENSAGPSYLKWIFQPTSLTPNIAPPGKHYFGYGNAVTRSYADLLREMPQIYEKDLKLFEEELWRLFPDFDRSSIIRSGSGLLRLLDTTMQFPGNAWKQRLDVKAPSIDGLYFTGDMIKGMGNGTDLAAHSGILCAERILKTNLI from the coding sequence ATGGGAAAAAGTGATGTCATCGTAATTGGTGGAGGAGTAGGGGGCTCCACTGTTGGAGCTTTGCTTGCCAAGCACGGTAAAAAAGTTACATTATTGGAAAGCAGATCCAGGGTAGGCGGTCGGGCAACAACCTATGAGCGAGAGGGAGTGCTGACAGACTACGGTCAGCATTCAGGAACTGCGTATGGAAGCATTGAAAAAGCCCTGAAAATTGTCGGTTCCAACCTTGCCATGATATATCCCGACCCTTTTTTTTACATTTATCACGATAAAAGATTTTTTCCACTACCCAGTACTTTGGATGACTATAGTAAATTCGAATACATTCCCAGCGACAAACGCAATGAATTAGTCGAACTGCTCAAGCATATAGCGCAAATACCATTGGAGTCAGATGAATTTGACTCGATGAGCCTGAAAGACTGGTTAGTCGCTAGAACAAGCAGCCAATCTATCATAGGGTTTCTATGCATATTAGGCAGCATCAGCGCTACTCAGGATAATCCGGCAGAAGCAGCTGCCGGCCCCGCGCTTCGCTGGATAGGCGAAGCGCTGAGAAGAGGAAAACCTTTGGGTTGTTATCCCGCAAAGGGCGGCTTTAATGCTTTTAATATTGCCTTTTCCGAAGCCATTAAGAACCATGGCGGACAGGTTTTAACAAACACCACAGTTAGAGAAATCACAGTAAAAAATAATTGCGTAACAGGCGTCATTGCAGAAAGCCCTGAAGGAATTCTTAAATTAGAAGCGCCTGTGGTTGTCAGCAACGTGCCAGTAATGAATATTTTCCAACTGATATCGACGGATCATTTCCCAAGATGGTTTATTGAACGTGTCCGTTTTTTGGAGTCAGTCTATTTCGAATGGACTGGCGCCAGTTTGGGAATCTCTTTTATTGCCACAAAGCCATTGCATAACATGAAATCCAACATAGTGGTGCCTGCGGAATCCGTTGAAAACAGCGCCGGCCCCAGCTACCTTAAATGGATATTTCAACCAACCAGTCTAACTCCGAATATTGCCCCTCCGGGCAAACACTACTTTGGTTATGGCAATGCCGTGACTCGCTCTTATGCAGACCTTCTCCGGGAAATGCCCCAGATCTATGAGAAGGATTTGAAGCTCTTTGAGGAAGAGTTATGGAGATTATTCCCAGATTTTGACCGCTCGAGCATTATAAGAAGTGGATCCGGACTTCTCCGGCTGCTGGATACTACCATGCAATTTCCCGGTAACGCCTGGAAACAGCGGCTGGATGTGAAAGCGCCGTCTATCGACGGTCTCTATTTTACCGGCGATATGATTAAGGGCATGGGCAATGGCACCGACCTCGCTGCCCATTCAGGAATTCTCTGTGCGGAGAGAATTCTGAAAACCAATCTTATTTAG